One segment of Cryptococcus neoformans var. grubii H99 chromosome 2, complete sequence DNA contains the following:
- a CDS encoding AGC/RSK protein kinase, variant codes for MSSLASPPPTASISTSDSYGSPIQSSGPGLSSGSSTPSKWKSVFKLGRTATIGKGKENRSALGGESFVLDNKEQQSFAGGVSPSVVTEPYFPPRGTQLRAHTDPYPPKSRSVKNNLGSASVEHFDSKVLHEEGMSKTREEGSSESFNIHLNSSNGNLQTTSTSGEQSRPYSSVTDSASASTTERTSHSSGGHFPPADGSSHGMAASNAYGTTSTRSPSGGPLGIGSFKSRFFSAPLSAPAGKNKHDTSKSERYRGLGKVATDLPQSTAPPSSAGGASSNGGGRKKSNGSSSFSSRGAASPRTPAKSKREPSANSSKRIPFGQTNENGPNSGSAAARFLRRVVSAPNTKALFSNNLFSNAPDVPPLPTSKNQPNSSTSSKEKPSSPVVVVGNSEGHIDLTSSPDSYRPPSISPLSNSSTMYTSQTSHTPPASASATPTPSPLKQKNHFLSPTASPSPGLGSGLSARGTRANRSLTTGTAPVLKNIRQLQGYSGLSPGGGGYMDGESRHKQVFRRTYSSNSIKTKQVEVTASSFQKIKLLGKGDVGKVYLVREKKTDKLFAMKVLSKKEMIKRNKIKRALAEQEILATANHPFIVTLFHSFQSQDYLFFVLDYCMGGEFFRALQTRPGKCLSEEHAKFYAAEVTAALEYLHLNGYIYRDLKPENILLHQSGHIMLSDFDLSKQSGEAGGAPAAIRHGGPNGQTILVDTRSCIADFRTNSFVGTEEYIAPEVIKGHSHSSAVDWWTLGILVYEMIFATTPFKGPNRNATFANVMKNEVLFPETVPVSSNCKSCIRKLLIKDENKRLGSASGASEVKQHKWFASVNWGLLRNMTPPIIPEESNGIDTINFRPLRESKSIDFDRDDITTDIIHAKAGSPSVSGNATPGMLTPKELVQTTSSPSPSGGGAGGVSGHSSSAMPIPGSVRGYDKEKNPFGEFSSVTRDFGEC; via the exons ATGTCGTCTCTCGCGTCACCTCCCCCTACAGCATCCATATCCACCTCCGACTCTTACGGCTCCCCCATCCAGTCCTCGGGCCCAGGTTTAagcagcggcagcagtACACCGTCAAAGTGGAAGAGCGTCTTCAAACTCGGGAGGACAGCGACAATAGGGAAGGGTAAAGAGAATAGATCAGCGTTGGGTGGTGAGAGCTTTGTGCTGGATAACAAGGAACAGCAGTCATTCGCAGGGGGTGTCTCGCCCTCGGTGGTAACAGAACCTTATTTTCCCCCTCGTGGAACACAGCTTCGCGCTCATACCGACCCTTACCCGCCTAAATCGCGCAGTGTCAAAAACAACCTTGGTAGCGCGAGCGTTGAACACTTTGATTCTAAAGTACTTCACGAAGAAGGCATGTCGAAGacgagagaagagggttCGAGTGAGAGTTTCAATATCCATCTCAACTCGAGTAATGGAAATCTCCAAACAACATCGACCTCGGGTGAGCAGTCGCGACCTTACTCGTCTGTGACGGATTCTGCGTCGGCTTCTACTACAGAGCGTACTTCGCATTCTTCCGGCGGTCATTTCCCGCCGGCAGACGGGAGTTCGCACGGTATGGCCGCGTCAAACGCCTACGGGACCACGTCTACTCGTTCACCCAGTGGCGGTCCGCTTGGGATTGGGAGCTTCAAAAGCCGATTCTTTTCAGCTCCCTTATCTGCACCAGCGGGTAAGAACAAGCACGATACGAGCAAGAGCGAAAGGTATCGTGGTCTAGGCAAAGTCGCTACCGATCTCCCCCAGTCCACTGCGCCACCATCCAGTGCCGGAGGAGCGTCAAGTAATggtggagggaggaagaaaagtaATGGTTCATCGTCGTTTTCGTCGAGAGGCGCAGCGTCGCCGCGGACGCCGGCGAAATCGAAGCGCGAGCCATCAGCCAACTCGTCTAAGCGAATACCGTTTGGGCAGACTAATGAAAATGGACCCAACTCTGGATCAGCAGCCGCGAGGTTTCTCCGACGGGTGGTCTCTGCCCCAAACACAAAAGCCCTCTTTTCCAATAACCTTTTCAGTAACGCTCCTGATGTACCGCCATTACCTACATCCAAGAACCAGCCTAACAGCTCAACTTCtagcaaggaaaagcccTCTTCACCTGTAGTGGTTGTCGGCAACTCGGAAGGACATATCGACCTCACTTCTTCCCCGGATAGCTACCGCCCGCCATCGATCAGCCCATTAtccaactcttccacaATGTATACCTCGCAGACATCACATACTCCCCCAGCCTCGGCTTCTGCGACTCCTACCCCCTCCCCTCTCAAGCAGAAGAACCATTTTTTGAGCCCGACTGCTTCTCCTAGTCCCGGTCTAGGATCGGGGCTTTCCGCGAGAGGAACAAGAGCGAATAGAAGCTTGACGACGGGCACAGCGCCAGTGCTGAAAAATATTAGACAGCTCCAGGGATATTCGGGGTTAAGTCCCGGGGGAGGTGGGTATATGGATGGGGAGAGCAGACATAAGCAAGTATTTAGGAGGACCTATAGTAGTAACTCTATAAAGACCAAGCAG GTTGAAGTGACGGCGTCATCATTCCAGAAAATAAAACTGCTGGGTAAAGGAGATGTTGGGAAAGTGTATTTGGtaagggagaagaagacggataAGCTGTTTGCTATGAAGG TGTTATCGAAAAAGGAAATGATCAAACGAAACAAGATCAAACGCGCTCTTGCTGAACAAGAAATCCTCGCAACAGCAAACCACCCCTTCATCGTCACCTTGTTCCACTCATTCCAATCGCAAGactacctcttcttcgttctcgACTACTGTATGGGCGGTGAATTCTTCCGTGCGTTGCAGACGAGGCCGGGGAAATGTTTGTCAGAGGAGCATGCCAAGTTTTATGCGGCGGAAGTGACGGCAGCGTTAGAATATCTTCATTTGAATGGGTATATCTACCGCGATCTGAAACCTGAGA atatcctcctccaccagtCGGGACATATCATGCTTTCTGATTTCGACCTCTCAAAGCAGTCTGGTGAAGCGGGTGGTGCCCCAGCAGCTATACGTCATGGTGGACCTAACGGC CAAACAATACTGGTAGATACACGTTCGTGTATAGCGGATTTCAGAACCAATTCCTTTGTCGGTACGGAAGAGTATATTGCACCAGAAGTTATCAAGGGACATAGTCATTCTTCGGCTGTGGATTGGTGGACGCTGGGTATTTTGGTTTATGAGATGATT TTTGCGACGACACCATTCAAGGGCCCGAATAGGAATGCGACGTTTGCGAATGtcatgaagaatgaagTCCTCTTCCCTGAAACAGTACCTGTTTCAAG CAATTGCAAATCATGTATTCGCAAGCTTTTGATCAAAGATGAGAACAAGCGTCTTGGTTCTGCGTCCGGTGCAAGCGAAGTGAAGCAGCACAAGTGGTTTGCCTCGGTGAACTGGGGTTTGTTGCGGAATATGACGCCGCCC ATTATTCCCGAGGAATCAAATGGAATTGATACAATAAATTTCCGACCTTTGAGAGAAAGCAAGAGCATAGATTTCGATCGAGACGATATT ACTACCGACATCATCCACGCCAAAGCAGGTTCTCCTTCCGTCTCTGGGAACGCTACTCCTGGTATGCTCACCCCTAAAGAGCTCGTCCAAACAACGTCGtcaccatcaccttccGGCGGTGGAGCGGGCGGTGTATCGGGCCACTCTTCGTCAGCGATGCCAATACCAGGCTCGGTACGCGGATATGATAAGGAGAAGAATCCGTTTGGGGAGTTTAGCAGTGTAACAAGAGATTTTGGGGAGTGCTAA
- a CDS encoding small nuclear ribonucleoprotein D3 produces MANLGVPVKLLHESLGHIITVELKTGEMYRGKLMEAEDTLNIALREITVTARDGRVSQLEQVYIRGSMIRFIIVPDLLAQAPMFKRIGPNAMRGRGIGAARGRATIQRANARRGTTRTNQGVRR; encoded by the exons ATGGCCAACCTTGGTGTTCCCGTCAAGCTCCTCCATGAGTCTTTGGGTCATATTATCACTGTCGAATTGAAAACTGGCGAG ATGTACCGAGGGAAGTTGATGGAGG CCGAAGACACTCTTAACATTGCTCTCCGTGAAATAACCGTCACCGCGCGAGACGGCCGCGTATCTCAACTCGAACAAGTGTACATCCGTGGTAGTATGATCCGATTCATCATCGTTCCGGATTTGCTTGCTCAGGCACCTAT GTTCAAGAGGATCGGTCCTAATGCTATGCGGGGAAGAGGTATTGGTGCTGCGCGAGGACGAGCTACCATTCAACGAG CAAATGCCCGACGTGGAACGACAAGGACAAACCAAGGTGTCAGGCGTTAA
- a CDS encoding 53 kda brg1-associated factor b, translated as MVYNGDEVSALVLDFGSYTTRAGYAGEDCPRVICPSFYGYTNNPSSSGSNGNSVEENGANKENGEDVTMADPVPEGAEEQSKKKGSGRKYYVGEDGVNVWRPEMEVGNFMLDGVVNDPEPASALLHHILHERLGVNPEEHPIMITEPAWNTPKARQVMTEMAFEGEKMPALYFGSSGVLSAFAAGKPTALVLDVGYATSSAVPIVDGYALRAGTMHQPLASQLIVSQLQNHFTSPTPTRAPLSLLPRQLIKQRDPSSDPGIIPKPILRDDRAPHTTTSWKLWAENNVVEGYKEACTEIVNYKGFDFQTAGDLPQVLYEFPDGYHQYFGEERYRFTEMLFDPERYYNQSIPPPPTLQNVLTTEHSRSLRDLVSLSQLVHDSVMACDVDVRASLLQNIVVVGNTALTRGLIERLDVELAATMPSQKIKVHSPTIPFERKYASWVGGSILASLGTFHQLWVTKEEYEEHGMSIVHQRCK; from the exons ATGGTATACAACGGCG ATGAGGTCTCTGCCCTCGTGCTCGACTTTGGGTCTTACACAACCAGAGCAGGTTACGCCGGTGAAGACTGTCCACGCGTGATTTGCCCTTCATTCTACGGTTACACCAAcaatccatcatcctcagGATCCAACGGTAATTCGGTTGAGGAAAATGGAGCGAACAAGGAAAATGGAGAGGACGTGACAATGGCGGATCCTGTtcctgaaggagcagaagagcagagcaagaagaagggtagcGGACGAAAATACTatgttggagaagatggcgtTAACGTATGGAGGCCGGAAATGGAAGTAGGCAACTTTATGCTGGATGGTGTCG TGAACGATCCCGAACCTGCATCCGCTTTGCTGCACCATATCTTGCACGAACGTCTCGGCGTCAACCCGGAAGAACACCCTATTATGATCACCGAGCCAGCTTGGAACACGCCGAAAGCGCGACAGGTCATGACCGAAATGGCTTTTGAGGGCGAGAAAATGCCGGCATTGTACTTTGGTTCATCAGGTGTCCTGTCGGC ATTTGCTGCTGGAAAGCCTACCGCTCTGGTCCTTGACGTCGGTTACGCCACCAGTAGCGCTGTACCCATTGTTGATGGTTACGCTCTTCGAGCAGGCACTATGCACCAACCTCTCGCTTCTCAACTCATCGTCTCTCAATTACAAAATCACTTCACGTCCCCCACTCCCACCCGTGctcctctctcccttctccctcgtcAACTCATCAAGCAACGTGACCCGTCCTCTGACCCTGGGATCATCCCCAAACCTATATTGAGGGACGACCGCGCGCCTCATACAACCACCTCATGGAAACTTTGGGCAGAGAACAATGTTGTCGAGGGGTACAAGGAGGCCTGCACTGAAATTGTCAACTATAAAGGATTCGATTTCCAAACTGCTGGTGATTTGCCTCAAGTTCTGTATGAGTTCCCTGACGGGTATCACCAATACTTTGGGGAAGAACGATACCGCTTCACCGAGATGCTTTTCGATCCTGAACGTTACTACAACCAATCcattccacctcctccaaccCTCCAAAACGTACTCACGACAGAACACTCTCGATCCCTACGCGACCtcgtctccctctcccagCTCGTGCACGATAGTGTCATGGCTTGCGATGTCGATGTTCGGGCGAGCTTGTTGCAGAATATCGTCGTGGTCGGTAACACCGCCTTGACGAGGGGTTTGATCGAAAGGTTGGACGTAGAGTTGGCAGCCACGATGCCCAGTCAGAAGATCAAGGTTCACTCGCCGACAATTCCATTTGAGCGCAAGTATGCTTCTTGGGTTGGAGGTTCGATTTTGGCGAGTTTGGGGACGTTCCATCAGTTATGGGTCACTAAGGAGGAATATGAGGAGCATGGGATGTCTATCGTTCATCAAA GATGTAAGTAA
- a CDS encoding MFS quinate transporter QutD codes for MAWKITEDRPTPPQVYNWRLYIAALLIAWGAITFGYDGAFMGTTIARSSFKAYFGLDTLSSGEYANVSSNVTSCFQAAAFFGAAFSWALMESYGRKMTLQISTVIFIVGAILQTCPPKNLSYIYAGRSLCGFSVGGITGTVPAYISELSVPSIRGRLTGLFEIAYQLGSLVGFWVNYGVSEHIDLDSDVTWRLPMGIQLIPAGILMAGSLFLKESPLFYMKKDQDEKALSVLTYLRNLPEDHPYIQEEISLYRERILHERAVVSGKPGLWGYLRGAGKAVILKGIRNRMALAFIMFALQNFSGANAINYYSPTLFGSLGITDVNLYTGIYGLVKAVGSIIFYVYFIDMWGRRQPWMVSSVACALCLIYVGAYVKIGHPADQEVISHSTEQGGTAATTLIMFYSVFWSFGANGLPWIVTSEIYPLGIRGLCGAYSAMCQWLWQFVITKTTPDIFLAMGWGTWIFFAACLMLSAVWAYFFLPETKGLRLDEMDALFGFTGGEKSGILHPDSVHDPQARKLQRPSHEEDITPQKLEEV; via the exons ATGGCCTGGAAGATCACAGAAGACCGTCCGACGCCGCCACAAGTG TACAACTGGAGACTGTACATCGCTGCTCTCTTAATCGCATGGGGTGCTATCACTTTTGG TTATGATGGTGCATTCATGGGTACCACCATTGCTCGTTCATCATTCAAGGCATACTTTGGCCTTGACACACTCTCCTCTGGCGAATATGCCAATGTCTCTTCCAATGTTACTTCTTGTTTCCAAGCCGCGGCTTTCTTTGGCgccgccttctcctggGCTCTCATGGAGTCATACGGTCGAAAGATGACCTTGCAAATCTCAACAGTGATTTTTATCGTCGGCGCCATCTTGCAAACATGCCCTCCCAAGAACTTGAGTTACATCTACGCTGGAAGATCCCTTTGTGGTTTCTCTGTTGGTGGTATCACCGGTACTG TTCCTGCCTACATTAGCGAACTTTCTGTTCCAAGTATTCGAGGACGATTAACTGGTCTCTTCGAGATTGCTTATCAGCTTGGTTCCCTCGTCGGTTTC TGGGTCAATTATGGTGTTTCTGAGCACATAGATCTCGACAGTGACGTTACCTGGCGTCTCCCTATGGGTATCCAGTTGAT TCCCGCTGGTATCCTTATGGCTGGTTCATTATTCCTCAAAGagtctcctcttttctacATGAAGAAGGACCAAGACGAGAAGGCCCTTTCAGTTCTTACCTACCTTCGAAACCTCCCCGAAGACCACCCTTACATCCAGGAGGAGATTTCCCTCTACCGTGAACGTATCCTCCACGAGCGGGCGGTCGTCTCCGGCAAGCCCGGTCTTTGGGGCTATCTTCGCGGCGCGGGCAAGGCAGTCATCCTCAAGGGTATTCGCAACCGTATGGCTCTCGCCTTCATTATGTTTGCGCTACAGAACTTTTCAG GCGCCAACGCCATCAATTACTATTCCCCCACCCTATTCGGGTCCCTCGGTATCACTGATGTCAACCTTTACACCGGTATCTATGGCTTGGTCAAAGCTGTCGgttccatcatcttctacGTTTACTTCATCGACATGTGGGGTAGGAGGCAGCCTTGGATGGTGTCTTCGGTCGCCTGTGCTCTCTGCTTGATCTATGTTGGTGCCTATGTTAAAATCGGTCACCCTGCCGACCAAGAGGTCATCTCCCACTCCACCGAACAGGGTGGTACCGCTGCCACTACTTTGATCATGTTCTACTCTGTCTTCTGGTCCTTTGGTGCTAACGGTCTTCCTTGGATCGTCACCTCTGAGATCTATCCTCTTGGTATTCGTGGTCTTTGTGGTGCTTATTCTGCCATGTGCCAATGGCTCTGGCAGTTTGTTATCAC TAAGACTACACCTGACATCTTCCTTGCTATGGGCTGGGGTACTTGGATCTTTTTCGCTGCCTGTCTTATGCTCAGTGCTGTCTGGGCctatttcttcctccctgaAACC AAAGGTCTCCGTCTCGACGAAATGGACGCCCTCTTCGGTTTCACAGGTGGAGAAAAATCAGGAATCCTTCACCCCGACTCTGTTCACGATCCTCAAGCGAGAAAATTGCAGCGTCCATCTCACGAGGAGGATATCACTCCACagaagcttgaagaagtgtaA
- a CDS encoding serine/threonine protein phosphatase 5 phosphatase → MSKSDNAQNPPSSFTLPPQLLAQAADAYRHPAPPPQLPAVQLVPRHQEPVINPKEKHSPNGYPPNGAGVGIVRCPEGRAWQERNMHAGERLGRFRDQDIDGFVADMAMVLRKEYDCWVEQCWQEAFHQVFTHTLPDLIIDLIMTGATPSFLRRNIVFGGQSLDHLFQSQMLHILFEELELCLSGNRPRARAEPGPSTSPTFNNGARPSPFPLPPQPAAAPIFRDGVCFHNLSFQHGIPEEEDDHGSCLCQLTSCMVCFHLFAIRRRGPISLLPHELLNTPAAKGWLGGIETEAHARARQDSLRRKAPSQNILPPGKGYAQVPKPGAPAPTAPNGNAEGGIGEGGGGKSLKPPQIFPHPQMTDVLAVEEHLRWRLKELGATDPAVEGRYGPSTNSPVALEGIELPQGAGEESDDGGQHPTGEGAGGKVNMNMNSAQNKNVKLAKVKGRGKMRRVVVPNGVTAAAAVTKTQKQKEKDGKTATVYLPKEWMEAAASERNTAIVLTFRHFVKLLHQIAMAASPFSHPDYPSDIEELLRMHPIALYRRLTESAMERRYNAEEVKAWKSCMDKWAEEFGGKERKKGNDQSQDKRHSEAVRHYTRAISLDPKKTVYYSNRAIAYNNLSLHSHAEIDCTHLLARDPKNQKALYQRALARRGMGRWTEAQSDLQELLRLSGDNESAKNLLMIINKEMGRL, encoded by the exons ATGTCAAAGTCGGATAACGCCCAAAATCCACCCTCGTCGTTCACTCTTCCACCCCAGCTTCTCGCGCAGGCAGCAGATGCTTACCGACATCCGGCCCCGCCACCTCAGTTACCGGCCGTTCAGCTTGTTCCACGACACCAGGAGCCTGTTATAAATCCTAAGGAGAAGCACAGTCCAAATGGATACCCACCCAATGGGGCAGGTGTGGGGATCGTGAGGTGTCCTGAGGGACGCGCATGGCAGGAACGAAATATGCATGCAGGCGAGAGACTGGGGAGGTTTAGGGATCAAGACATAGATGGGTTCGTGGCGGATATGGCGATGGTTTTGCGGAAAGAATATGACTGTTGGGTCGAGCAGTGCTG GCAAGAAGCTTTCCATCAAGTATTCACACATACTCTTCCTGATCTAATTATCGACCTCATCATGACTGGTGCTACACCGTCCTTCCTACGACGAAATATCGTGTTTGGCGGCCAGTCTCTCgatcatctcttccaatccCAAATGTTGCACATCTTGTTTGAAGAACTTGAGCTCTGTCTCTCTGGTAACAGACCAAGGGCCCGCGCAGAGCCCGGGCCGAGCACGAGTCCCACCTTCAACAATGGCGCTAGACCATCGCCTTTCCCCCTCCCGCCCCAACCCGCTGCAGCACCCATCTTCCGGGACGGTGTCTGTTTCCACAATTTGTCTTTCCAACACGGTATtcctgaagaagaggacgatcACGGGTCGTGTCTTTGTCAGCTGACGAGCTGTATGGTGTGTTTCCACCTCTTTGCTATTAGGCGTCGTGGACCTATAAGTCTTCTCCCACACGAGCTACTCAATACACCAGCAGCTAAAGGGTGGTTGGGCGGGATTGAGACTGAAGCTCATGCTCGTGCAAGACAAGACTCTCTTCGTCGTAAGGCGCCTTCTCAAAACATTTTACCGCCAGGTAAAGGTTATGCTCAGGTGCCCAAACCTGGAGCACCAGCCCCAACCGCCCCAAACGGAAATGCCGAAGGAGGAataggagaaggaggcggaggTAAATCACTCAAACCACCTCAAATATTCCCACATCCACAAATGACAGACGTCCTCGCGGTGGAGGAACATCTTCGATGGAGGCTGAAAGAGCTTGGCGCGACGGATCCAGCGGTAGAAGGTCGGTACGGACCGTCGACAAATTCGCCCGTCGCGTTGGAAGGTATAGAGTTGCCTCAGGGTGCGGGGGAAGAGTCGGATGATGGTGGACAACATCCTACAGGGGAAGGGGCAGGGGGCAAGGTAAATATGAACATGAATTCTGCACAGAATAAGAATGTGAAACTGGCAAAAGTCAAAGGTCGAGGTAAAATGAGAAGAGTGGTCGTACCCAATGGTGTCACAGCTGCGGCGGCAGTGACGAAGACtcaaaagcaaaaagagaaagatggaaaaacGGCAACCGTTTACTTGCCGAAGGAGTGGAtggaggcggcggcgtCAGAGAGGAATACTGCAATTGTGTTGACGTTTAGACATTTTGTCAAG CTTCTCCACCAAATAGCCATGGCCGCGtcccccttctcccaccCCGACTACCCATCCGACATTGAAGAACTCTTGCGTATGCACCCGATCGCGCTTTATCGCCGATTAACAGAATCTGCAATGGAGAGACGGTATAATGCCGAGGAAGTGAAGGCTTGGAAATCATGTATGGATAAGTGGGCAGAGGAATTtggtggaaaggagaggaaaaag GGCAATGACCAATCCCAAGATAAACGTCACTCTGAAGCCGTTCGGCACTACACCCGTGCCATCTCGCTCGACCCCAAAAAGACCGTTTACTACTCCAACCGCGCGATAGCATACAACAACCTCTCCTTGCACAGCCACGCCGAGATTGACTGTACCCATTTGCTGGCTAGAGATCCGAAGAACCAGAAAGCGCTGTATCAGCGGGCATTGGCGAGGAGGGGAATGGGGAGATGGACGGAGGCGCAATCGGACTTGCAAGAGTTGTTGAGGCTTAGTGGAGATAATGAGAGTGCGAAGAATCTGTTGATGATTATCAATAAGGAAATGGGGAGGCTGTGA
- a CDS encoding U3 small nucleolar RNA-associated protein 6: MDKVQFQLESTIPELKDLHEKGLFTKNEINEITKRRTAFEMALIRRVQRKEDFFKYAQYEINLERLRRMRWRKLRYHINPPPPSASTYSIQRRTLYILKRATSKFPQDLSVWLTYIQYASREGMRKVVAQGLTKALQFHPTSSTLYLLQAYFHLHPNSPFPQSVLPDSTKSLSLSEDSDESDKPPAFAIEGVNPARTALLLGLRLVPTSPEIWTEYIKLELGWVEALRRRWKLLGIKDAFADKPVPERAESFEGDEDALRGGEGAFGPEGEDARKSILAGQLVIHALTSALKAIEPAEVIEGRKNGGMRFRERLLALFRGYPSPLRAKCLEVVHEELRSISIGDSSDRQVACNARLLGISRRLFERPYDESEEPVMEGECALSGVDLVEEYGKIAKDIRKITKGSKDPMWIETAGQWLIERINCHQDYPELRQYLESVASSLQKASK, from the exons ATGGACAAAGTTCAATTCCAGCTTGAATCTACCATCCCGGAGCTCAAAGATCTTCACGAGAAGGGCCTTTTCACCAAA AATGAGATCAACGAAATAACAAAGAGGCGAACTGCTTTTGAAATGGCTTTGATTCGTAGGGTGCAACGAAAGGAAGATTTCTTCAAATATGCGCAATATGAGATCAACCTCGAACGATTACGACGtatgagatggagaaagcTTC GCTACCACATCaatccccctcctccttctgcttccacCTACTCAATCCAAAGGAGAACACTTTATATCTTAAAGCGTGCGACGTCAAAGTTTCCTCAAGATCTCTCGGTTTGGTTGACTTATATCCAATATGCGAGTAGAGAAGGTATGCGAAAGGTTGTTGCACAAGGTCTTACCAA AGCTTTGCAATTCCACCCGACATCATCTACTCTTTACCTCCTACAAGCCTacttccatcttcaccctAATTCACCTTTCCCACAATCCGTCCTTCCCGATTCTACCAAGAGCCTTTCATTGTCAGAGGATTCAGACGAATCAGATAAACCTCCTGCATTTGCTATTGAAGGCGTCAACCCTGCACGTACCGCTCTCTTGCTCGGTCTCCGACTCGTCCCCACGTCCCCCGAAATATGGACAGAGTACATCAAGCTCGAGCTGGGATGGGTTGAAGCGTTGAGAAGGCGATGGAAGTTATTAGGTATCAAGGACGCCTTTGCTGATAAGCCAGTACCTGAAAGGGCGGAGAGTTTcgaaggcgatgaagatgcgTTGAGAGGCGGAGAAGGTGCTTTTGGGCCGGAGGGGGAAGATGCACGGAAATCGATTCTTGCGGGACAGCTAGTCATCCATGCGCTCACCTCAGCGCTGAAAGCTATCGAACCAGCAGAAGTCAtcgaaggaaggaagaatggtgGGATGCGGTTCAGGGAGCGCCTCTTAGCTTTGTTCAGGGGTTACCCCAGCCCGCTTCGTGCAAAATGTCTGGAGGTTGTGCATGAGGAATTGCgatccatctccatcggAGATTCTAGCGACAGACAGGTGGCGTGCAACGCACGATTACTCGGCATCTCCCGGAGACTGTTTGAGCGGCCATACGACGAGAGTGAGGAGCCTGTGATGGAAGGCGAATGTGCATTGTCCGGGGTAGATTTGGTTGAAGAGTATGGAAAAATTGCAAAAGATATTAGGAAGATTACCAAAGGAAGTAAAGACCCGATGTGGATAGAGACGGCGGGGCAATGGTTGATTGAGCGTATCAACTGCCATCAGGACTATCCCGAATTG CGGCAGTATCTGGAGTCAGTCGCTTCCAGCCTCCAAAAGGCTTCAAAATGA
- a CDS encoding iron sulfur cluster assembly protein 2, mitochondrial, giving the protein MMRNTILRSSAAMASTSFARPAVRARPIIAAARTMGAGAGVSKRGYHAKVIDHYENPRNVGNLPKGDFDVGTGLVGAPACGDVMKLQIRVGEDGVISEVKFKTFGCGSAIASSSYMTERVKGMTLDQAGAVKNTEIAKELCLPPVKLHCSLLAEDAIKSAIKDYQTKRAQRLASANAANATLASSSSQPQQATA; this is encoded by the exons ATGATGCGAAACACTATCCTCCGATCTTCCGCCGCTATGgcttccacctctttcgCTCGACCTGCTGTTCGAGCTCGACCTATAATCGCCGCTGCTCGAACGATGGGCGCCGGTGCCGGTGTTTCCAAGAGGGGATACCACGCCAAGGTCATCGACCACTATGAGAATCCTCGTAAT GTTGGCAATCTTCCCAAGGGTGACTTCGACGTTGGAACTGGTCTTGTTGGTGCTCCCGCCTGTGGCGA CGTTATGAAGCTTCAAATCCGAGTAGGCGAGGACGGCGTCATCAGCGAAGTCAAGTTCAAGACGTTCGGTTGTGGTTCAGCTATCGCCTCATCGTCATATATGACTGAGCGAGTAAAGGGCATGACCCTTGATCAGGCAGGTGCGGTGAAGAACACTGAGATTGCCAAGGAACTCTGTCTTCCTCCTGTAAAGT TGCACTGCTCTCTCCTTGCGGAAGATGCTATCAAATCTGCCATCAAGGACTACCAGACCAAGCGAGCTCAGCGACTTGCATCTGCCAATGCTGCCAACGCTACtcttgcctcttcatcgtctcaGCCTCAACAGGCTACTGCGTAA